Proteins encoded in a region of the Vicinamibacterales bacterium genome:
- the galE gene encoding UDP-glucose 4-epimerase GalE has translation MARVLVTGGAGYIGSHTAKALVAAGHDVVVLDDLSAGHAEAVRGLPLITARVHDQDAVRRALAAHRIDAVMHFAAWLAVGESVRDPGKYYENNLTGSLRLLDAMVAEGVTRFVFSSTCATYGEPQRLPLTEDHPQHPVNAYGESKLAVERALTHFDRAHGLRSIALRYFNAAGADPDGELGEDHEPEIHLIPLAIAAARGGAGLKVFGLDYPTPDGTCLRDYVHVADLADAHVRALAALEAGAPSAQYNVGTGRPWSVREVIDTVGRVVGAPVDWTPAPRRDGDPSALYASSAKVQAELGWRPVMSDLETIVSHAARWHAARPGGYRTAVAR, from the coding sequence ATGGCGCGGGTGCTGGTCACGGGTGGGGCCGGCTACATCGGCAGCCACACCGCCAAGGCCCTCGTCGCCGCCGGGCACGACGTCGTGGTCCTCGACGACCTCTCGGCCGGGCACGCCGAGGCCGTCCGGGGGCTCCCGCTCATCACGGCCCGCGTGCACGACCAGGATGCGGTCCGCCGCGCGCTGGCCGCGCATCGCATCGACGCCGTGATGCACTTCGCCGCGTGGCTGGCGGTGGGGGAGTCGGTCCGCGATCCCGGGAAGTACTACGAGAACAACCTCACGGGCTCGCTGCGGCTCCTCGACGCGATGGTGGCCGAGGGGGTGACACGGTTCGTGTTCTCGTCCACGTGCGCGACCTACGGCGAGCCGCAGCGCCTGCCGCTCACCGAGGACCACCCGCAGCATCCGGTCAACGCCTACGGCGAGTCGAAGCTGGCGGTGGAGCGCGCGCTGACGCACTTCGATCGGGCGCACGGCCTGCGGTCGATCGCGCTCCGGTACTTCAACGCGGCCGGCGCGGATCCCGACGGCGAGCTCGGCGAGGATCACGAGCCGGAGATCCACCTGATTCCGCTCGCCATCGCGGCGGCGCGCGGCGGGGCCGGGTTGAAGGTGTTCGGTCTCGACTACCCGACGCCCGACGGCACCTGCCTGCGCGACTACGTGCACGTCGCCGACCTGGCCGATGCCCACGTCCGGGCGCTGGCCGCGCTCGAGGCCGGCGCGCCGTCGGCGCAGTACAACGTCGGCACGGGCCGCCCGTGGTCCGTGCGCGAGGTGATCGACACGGTGGGCCGGGTGGTGGGCGCCCCCGTCGACTGGACCCCCGCCCCGAGGCGCGACGGCGATCCGTCGGCCCTGTACGCGTCGAGCGCGAAGGTGCAGGCCGAGCTCGGCTGGCGGCCCGTGATGAGCGACCTCGAGACGATCGTGTCCCACGCCGCCCGCTGGCACGCCGCACGCCCTGGAGGCTACCGCACGGCCGTCGCCCGCTAG
- the gmk gene encoding guanylate kinase, with the protein MSNSRGLLFVISAPSGTGKTTLVERLVQILPNLRMSRSYTSRPLRPGERDGVDYQFITRDAFEAMVAGNAFLEWADVFGNLYGTRAADVEAMLDRGQDVVLVIDVQGARQVRQRGTDHTAVFVMPPSFQVLERRLRGRSTDSEAALQRRLETARAEVSSYKEYEYVVVNDDLESTVVRLQEIIAAERSRAHRMTGVADAIVRTFFTAQAPR; encoded by the coding sequence ATGTCGAATAGCCGGGGCCTGCTGTTCGTGATCTCGGCGCCCTCGGGCACCGGCAAGACGACGCTCGTCGAGCGCCTGGTGCAGATCCTCCCGAACCTCCGCATGTCCCGCTCGTACACCTCCCGCCCGCTGCGGCCCGGCGAGCGCGACGGTGTGGACTACCAGTTCATCACCCGCGACGCGTTCGAGGCCATGGTCGCCGGGAACGCGTTCCTCGAATGGGCGGACGTCTTCGGCAACCTGTACGGCACGCGCGCCGCGGACGTCGAGGCGATGCTCGACCGGGGGCAGGACGTCGTGCTGGTCATCGACGTGCAGGGCGCGCGCCAGGTCCGGCAGCGCGGCACCGATCACACCGCCGTGTTCGTGATGCCGCCGTCGTTCCAGGTGCTGGAGCGTCGCCTGCGCGGCCGGAGCACCGACTCCGAGGCGGCGTTGCAGCGGCGTCTCGAGACCGCGCGCGCCGAAGTGTCCAGCTACAAGGAGTACGAATACGTCGTGGTGAACGACGACCTGGAGTCCACCGTCGTGCGGCTCCAGGAGATCATCGCGGCCGAGCGGTCGCGCGCGCACCGGATGACCGGCGTCGCCGACGCGATCGTCCGGACCTTCTTCACGGCGCAGGCGCCGCGGTAG
- a CDS encoding site-2 protease family protein produces the protein MSTAPALPVMPLPPVRPARRWVLPALALAATFLATTFFGGWHYMAFMADLGQPPPRLSYGDAAFWLGGLWFSLPVLAILGTHEAGHYIACRRYGVDASLPMFLPAPLPLTGTFGAFIRIRDVIPNKRALFDIGAAGPFAGFVVAVPLLILGLAKSRLVPMPHHVEMLALGRPLIYQLVQQILWGPTPDGQLLHLHPIARAAWFGLLATALNLFPIAQLDGGHVAYAVFGSRARWITLATAAAVLGLTFVSASWLAWAFLVVVTLLTAGISHPPTGDDHVPLGRRRTVLALAAALVFVLCFTAAPVEEVDAIDAAPSVTAH, from the coding sequence ATGTCCACGGCCCCGGCGCTCCCCGTGATGCCCCTGCCTCCCGTCCGTCCCGCCCGGCGGTGGGTGCTGCCCGCGCTGGCCCTGGCCGCCACGTTCCTGGCGACCACCTTTTTCGGGGGCTGGCACTACATGGCGTTCATGGCCGACCTCGGGCAGCCTCCCCCGCGGCTCTCCTACGGCGACGCGGCCTTCTGGCTGGGCGGCCTCTGGTTCAGCCTGCCGGTCCTGGCGATCCTGGGCACCCACGAGGCCGGACACTACATCGCCTGCCGGCGCTACGGCGTGGATGCATCGCTGCCCATGTTCCTGCCCGCCCCCCTGCCGCTCACCGGGACGTTCGGGGCGTTCATCCGCATCCGCGACGTGATCCCGAACAAGCGGGCGCTCTTCGACATCGGGGCCGCGGGGCCGTTCGCGGGCTTCGTCGTCGCGGTGCCGCTCCTGATCCTGGGCCTGGCGAAGTCACGCCTCGTGCCGATGCCGCATCACGTCGAGATGCTCGCGCTGGGCCGGCCGCTCATCTACCAGCTCGTGCAGCAGATCCTCTGGGGCCCCACGCCTGACGGGCAACTGCTCCACCTGCACCCGATCGCGCGGGCCGCGTGGTTCGGACTGCTGGCCACGGCCCTCAACCTGTTCCCGATCGCCCAGCTCGACGGAGGCCACGTCGCCTACGCCGTCTTCGGCAGTCGCGCGCGATGGATCACGCTCGCCACGGCCGCCGCCGTCCTGGGTCTCACCTTCGTGTCGGCCAGCTGGCTCGCCTGGGCGTTCCTGGTGGTGGTGACGCTGCTCACGGCCGGCATCTCGCACCCGCCCACCGGCGACGACCACGTCCCGCTCGGCCGCCGTCGCACCGTGCTGGCCCTGGCGGCGGCGCTCGTCTTCGTCCTGTGCTTCACCGCGGCGCCGGTCGAGGAGGTGGACGCGATCGACGCGGCGCCGTCGGTGACGGCGCACTGA
- the priA gene encoding primosomal protein N': MTPAAGPRADLVAPARRAVGLAVPVPALDVLTYAWPADAPAPVVGARVDVPLGPRRLTGIVVATDVPAPPPPIVLREVTAVRDARAFVPASLVALATWVADYYLAGPGDVLATALPPRVLTGDQHTFRRRRVARLTALGMDVAGVAEATPACAPPGDAPREARLGARQREALGLLAGAPSGLPTAELAGRGVSGAAIARLVQLGLVAIDHETVERDPFAVHAQTLGDLTPPVPTADQARALDVLGPLADAAGFHAALLHGVTGSGKTEIYLALAERVRRQGRQSLLLVPEIALTPALAGRVRARFGDRVAIQHSGLSVGERHDQWHRVRAGSVDVVVGTRSAVFAPLERLGLVVVDEEHDTSYKQDESPRYHGRDVAVVRARRHDALVVLGSATPSLESFHNAERGRYVRVTLDRRVADRPLADVRVVNMREEWAEAGTDVALSRPLVEALTARLAAGEQALVLLNRRGIASAVLCRQCGGTVECPHCSVSMTVHGTPPRARARCHYCGHSAAVPSACPRCAAPYLEHLGVGTEKVEQDLAARFPAARIGRVDRDTVSTRGSLTAILARFARHELDVLVGTQMIAKGHDFPRVTLVGVVSADVGLGVPDFRAAERTFQLITQVVGRAGRGDRPGEAFVQTVFPSHYAVRCGCAQDYDTFVKKELEYRTALRYPPVTAMANVVVRGSTLERALDAARVLARDVAARLAERPVALLGPAPAPLTRLRGEHRAQFFLKGGDRRAMNAALRDALTAHPSLARRTVVDIDPVSML, encoded by the coding sequence GTGACCCCGGCCGCCGGTCCACGCGCGGACCTCGTCGCTCCCGCGCGGCGCGCCGTGGGCCTCGCCGTGCCTGTCCCGGCGCTCGACGTGCTCACCTACGCGTGGCCCGCGGACGCGCCCGCGCCCGTCGTCGGCGCGCGCGTGGACGTGCCGCTCGGCCCCCGGCGCCTGACGGGCATCGTCGTCGCCACCGACGTTCCGGCGCCGCCGCCGCCGATCGTGCTCCGCGAGGTGACGGCCGTGCGCGACGCCCGCGCGTTCGTTCCCGCCTCGCTCGTGGCCCTGGCGACCTGGGTGGCCGACTACTACCTCGCGGGACCGGGCGACGTGCTCGCGACCGCGCTGCCGCCGCGGGTGCTGACCGGCGACCAGCACACCTTCCGGCGCCGCCGGGTCGCGCGCCTCACCGCGCTGGGCATGGACGTGGCGGGCGTCGCGGAGGCGACGCCCGCCTGTGCGCCGCCGGGCGACGCGCCGCGCGAGGCGCGTCTGGGGGCCCGCCAGCGCGAGGCGCTCGGGCTCCTCGCCGGCGCGCCCTCCGGCCTGCCGACCGCGGAGCTCGCCGGCCGAGGCGTGTCGGGCGCGGCGATCGCGCGTCTCGTGCAGCTCGGCCTCGTCGCCATCGACCACGAGACCGTCGAGCGCGATCCGTTCGCCGTTCACGCGCAGACGCTGGGCGACCTGACGCCGCCGGTGCCGACGGCGGATCAGGCGCGGGCGCTGGACGTGCTCGGACCGCTCGCCGATGCCGCCGGGTTCCACGCCGCCCTCCTGCACGGCGTCACCGGCAGCGGCAAGACCGAGATCTACCTCGCCCTTGCCGAGCGGGTGCGCCGCCAGGGCCGGCAGTCGCTGCTCCTCGTCCCCGAGATCGCGCTCACGCCCGCGTTGGCCGGCCGCGTGCGCGCGCGGTTCGGCGACCGGGTGGCCATCCAGCACAGCGGACTCTCGGTGGGGGAGCGCCACGACCAGTGGCACCGCGTGCGCGCCGGCTCGGTGGACGTGGTGGTCGGGACGCGGTCGGCGGTCTTCGCGCCGCTCGAGCGCCTCGGGCTCGTCGTGGTGGACGAAGAGCACGACACGTCGTACAAGCAGGACGAGTCGCCGCGCTATCACGGGCGCGACGTGGCGGTCGTGCGGGCGCGCCGCCACGACGCGCTCGTCGTCCTGGGGTCGGCGACGCCGTCGCTCGAGTCGTTCCACAACGCCGAGCGCGGACGCTACGTCCGCGTCACGCTCGATCGCCGGGTGGCCGATCGGCCCCTGGCCGACGTGCGCGTCGTGAACATGCGCGAGGAGTGGGCGGAGGCCGGCACCGACGTGGCCCTGAGCCGGCCTCTGGTCGAGGCCCTGACCGCGCGCCTCGCCGCGGGCGAACAGGCGCTCGTGCTGCTCAACCGCCGCGGCATCGCGTCGGCCGTCCTGTGCCGGCAGTGCGGTGGGACCGTGGAGTGCCCCCACTGCAGCGTCTCGATGACCGTGCACGGCACGCCGCCGCGGGCCCGGGCGCGCTGCCACTACTGCGGGCACTCGGCGGCGGTGCCGTCCGCGTGCCCGCGCTGCGCGGCGCCGTACCTCGAGCACCTCGGGGTCGGCACCGAGAAGGTCGAGCAGGATCTCGCCGCGCGGTTCCCGGCCGCGCGGATCGGCCGGGTGGATCGCGACACGGTCTCGACCCGGGGCAGCCTGACGGCCATCCTCGCCCGCTTCGCCCGGCACGAGCTGGACGTGCTCGTCGGCACCCAGATGATTGCGAAGGGCCACGATTTTCCGCGGGTCACGCTCGTGGGCGTCGTGTCGGCGGACGTCGGGCTCGGCGTGCCGGACTTTCGCGCCGCCGAGCGGACCTTTCAGCTCATCACGCAGGTCGTGGGGCGCGCCGGTCGCGGCGACCGGCCCGGCGAGGCCTTCGTGCAGACGGTGTTTCCCTCGCACTACGCCGTGCGCTGCGGCTGTGCCCAGGACTACGACACGTTCGTCAAAAAGGAACTCGAGTACCGGACCGCGCTGCGGTACCCCCCGGTGACGGCGATGGCGAACGTGGTGGTCCGCGGCTCGACGCTGGAGCGGGCACTGGATGCCGCGCGCGTGCTCGCGCGCGACGTGGCGGCGCGGCTGGCGGAGCGTCCCGTGGCGCTGCTCGGGCCGGCGCCGGCGCCGCTGACGCGTCTGCGGGGCGAGCACCGGGCGCAGTTCTTCCTGAAGGGGGGGGACCGGCGTGCCATGAACGCCGCGCTCAGGGACGCGCTGACCGCGCATCCGTCGCTGGCGAGGCGGACGGTCGTGGACATCGATCCGGTGTCGATGCTGTAG
- the coaBC gene encoding bifunctional phosphopantothenoylcysteine decarboxylase/phosphopantothenate--cysteine ligase CoaBC, translating to MARITVGVTGGIGAYKAVEVVRGLQKRGHDVTVVMSRSARRFVGELTFEAITRRRVVTSQWAPGLNADIEHIALATASDLLLVVPATANTIAKFAHGHADDFLSSLFLATTAPVLLAPAMNTNMLAHPAVAANLATLTARGVRLVAPGEGYLACGWVGKGRLAEPEEVVAAADALLGRPGPLTGRRVLVTAGPTFEDLDPVRFIGNRSSGRMGYAVADEARRRGAEVTLVTGPTHLDLPAGVDVVRVRSAAQMLDAVLPRAAGVDVVVMAAAVADYTPEQVAAQKVAKSDGGWTVSLTRTADILATLGALPSRAAGRPVLVGFAAETHDVLDHADAKRRRKSIDLIVANDVSQAGAGFEVETNIVTLMDDRGRESLPLLTKAEVAARLLDRVEGLLGVAPAGAPR from the coding sequence ATGGCACGCATCACGGTGGGCGTCACGGGCGGCATCGGCGCGTACAAGGCCGTCGAGGTCGTGCGGGGGCTGCAGAAACGTGGACACGACGTCACGGTCGTCATGTCGCGGAGCGCGCGGCGCTTCGTCGGCGAGCTGACCTTCGAGGCCATCACGCGCCGGCGCGTCGTGACGAGCCAGTGGGCGCCCGGCCTGAACGCCGACATCGAGCACATCGCCCTGGCCACGGCCTCCGACCTGTTGCTCGTCGTCCCGGCGACGGCGAACACCATCGCGAAGTTCGCCCACGGACACGCCGACGACTTCCTGAGCTCGCTGTTCCTCGCCACGACGGCGCCCGTCCTCCTCGCGCCGGCCATGAACACGAACATGCTGGCGCACCCGGCGGTGGCGGCCAACCTGGCGACCCTGACCGCGCGCGGGGTCCGCCTGGTCGCGCCCGGCGAGGGATATCTGGCGTGCGGATGGGTGGGCAAGGGCCGGCTCGCGGAGCCCGAGGAGGTGGTGGCCGCGGCCGACGCGCTGCTCGGCCGGCCCGGACCGCTGACGGGCCGCCGTGTGCTCGTGACCGCGGGGCCGACCTTCGAGGACCTGGACCCGGTGCGGTTCATCGGCAACCGGTCGAGCGGGCGGATGGGCTACGCCGTGGCGGACGAGGCGCGCCGCCGCGGCGCCGAGGTGACGCTCGTGACCGGGCCCACGCATCTCGATCTCCCGGCGGGCGTGGACGTGGTGCGCGTGCGGAGCGCCGCGCAGATGCTGGACGCCGTGCTGCCGCGCGCCGCCGGGGTGGACGTGGTCGTGATGGCGGCGGCCGTCGCCGACTACACCCCGGAACAGGTGGCCGCGCAGAAGGTCGCCAAGTCCGACGGCGGCTGGACCGTGTCGCTCACCAGGACCGCCGACATCCTGGCGACGCTCGGCGCCCTGCCGTCCCGGGCCGCCGGCCGGCCGGTGCTGGTCGGGTTCGCGGCCGAGACCCACGACGTGCTGGACCACGCCGACGCGAAACGCCGGCGGAAGAGCATCGATCTCATCGTGGCCAACGACGTGAGCCAGGCGGGCGCCGGCTTCGAAGTGGAGACGAACATCGTGACGTTGATGGACGACCGTGGCAGGGAGTCGCTGCCCCTCCTGACCAAGGCGGAGGTGGCGGCGCGGCTCCTCGACCGCGTCGAGGGCCTCCTCGGTGTCGCGCCCGCCGGGGCGCCGCGCTGA
- a CDS encoding UDP binding domain-containing protein, with the protein KAVEAVNESQKRVLLKKMEAHFGTLKGKTIAVWGLAFKPKTDDMREAPAIPIIKTLLEKGAKVQAHDPEAMDTAKGLFKGVTYTTRNYDALKGADGLAILTEWQEFREPDFQRMRKLLKSPVIFDGRNIYQPDQMKALGFTYFSIGR; encoded by the coding sequence AAGGCCGTCGAGGCCGTGAACGAGTCGCAGAAGCGGGTGCTGCTGAAGAAGATGGAAGCCCACTTCGGCACGCTCAAGGGCAAGACCATCGCCGTGTGGGGCCTGGCCTTCAAGCCGAAGACCGACGACATGCGCGAGGCGCCCGCCATTCCCATCATCAAGACGCTGCTCGAGAAGGGCGCCAAGGTGCAGGCGCACGACCCCGAGGCGATGGACACGGCCAAGGGCCTCTTCAAGGGCGTCACCTACACGACGCGCAACTACGACGCCCTCAAGGGCGCCGACGGGCTCGCCATCCTCACCGAGTGGCAGGAATTCCGGGAGCCCGACTTCCAGCGGATGCGGAAGCTGCTCAAGTCGCCCGTGATCTTCGACGGCCGCAACATCTACCAGCCCGACCAGATGAAGGCGCTGGGCTTCACCTACTTCTCGATCGGACGCTGA
- a CDS encoding ABC transporter transmembrane domain-containing protein, which produces MDPLRRLLRYAAPHRLVIGGALGAMLLYGAASAALAWLVKPILDDVLRARESLGFVAAAIMTVYVVKGIGNFLSSYWMDDLGHRVVRTLRNELFEHTLGQSAAFFAKRTTGQLLSRVNNDVGLVQRAVSETIGDLARETLTVVGYAGLLVYIDGGLALVCLTAAPIVVYPLARLGRRLRTVSRRSQEALERLSHVAGEAFAGHRIVKAFMAEGRESEKFRAASDDLYRTNMSVTGVLSVLPPLMEALGGLAIVGALWYGSGQIAAGRLTPGEFTSFVAALLLMYGPVKKLTRVNANLQQAAAAGERVFELLDTDTEVRERPGAVDLPRFERLVEFRDVTFGYDDGHGKHVLSGVSTVVRAGQLVAIVGRSGAGKTTLANLLPRFYDVTAGAVLVDDHDVRDVTLASLRRQIAIVTQETVLFDDTIAANVAYGMPAATQADVERAARAAHAHEFIVAQPSGYATRIGERGQRLSGGQRQRLAIARAILRDAPLLILDEATSSLDSESERLVQDALSALMRGRTSFVIAHRLSTVERADMILVLERGRLVESGRHDELLALDGAYARLHRAQFADTRKAQRAIAAPRP; this is translated from the coding sequence ATGGATCCGCTGCGCCGCCTCCTCCGATACGCCGCGCCGCACCGGCTCGTGATCGGCGGCGCACTGGGGGCGATGCTGCTCTACGGGGCCGCCTCGGCGGCGCTCGCGTGGCTCGTCAAGCCCATCCTGGACGACGTGCTCCGGGCCCGCGAGTCGCTCGGGTTCGTGGCGGCCGCCATCATGACCGTGTACGTCGTCAAGGGCATCGGCAACTTCCTGTCGAGCTACTGGATGGACGACCTCGGGCACCGCGTGGTGCGGACGCTCAGGAACGAGCTGTTCGAACACACGCTGGGGCAATCGGCGGCCTTCTTCGCCAAGCGGACGACCGGGCAGCTGCTCTCGCGCGTGAACAACGACGTCGGGCTGGTGCAGCGCGCGGTCTCGGAAACCATCGGGGACCTCGCGCGCGAGACGCTGACGGTGGTGGGCTACGCGGGCCTCCTGGTGTACATCGACGGCGGGCTGGCGCTCGTGTGCCTGACCGCGGCGCCGATCGTCGTCTACCCGCTGGCGCGGCTCGGCCGGCGCCTCCGCACGGTGTCGCGCCGCAGCCAGGAGGCGCTCGAGCGCCTGTCGCACGTCGCCGGCGAGGCCTTCGCCGGGCACCGGATCGTCAAGGCCTTCATGGCCGAGGGCCGGGAGAGCGAGAAGTTCCGGGCCGCGTCCGACGACCTGTACCGCACGAACATGAGCGTCACCGGCGTCCTGTCGGTGCTGCCGCCGCTCATGGAAGCCCTGGGCGGCCTGGCCATCGTCGGCGCCCTCTGGTACGGCAGCGGCCAGATCGCGGCCGGCCGCCTGACGCCTGGCGAGTTCACGAGTTTCGTGGCCGCCCTGCTGCTCATGTACGGCCCGGTGAAGAAGTTGACCCGGGTCAACGCGAACCTGCAGCAGGCGGCGGCCGCCGGGGAGCGGGTGTTCGAGCTGCTCGACACCGACACCGAAGTCCGCGAGCGGCCGGGCGCCGTGGACCTGCCGCGCTTCGAGCGGCTCGTCGAGTTCCGGGACGTCACCTTCGGCTACGACGACGGCCACGGCAAGCACGTCCTGAGCGGCGTCTCGACCGTGGTGCGCGCGGGGCAGCTCGTGGCGATCGTGGGCCGGAGCGGCGCCGGCAAGACGACGCTGGCGAACCTCTTGCCGCGGTTCTACGACGTGACCGCCGGGGCGGTGCTGGTGGACGACCACGACGTGCGGGACGTGACGCTCGCCTCGCTCCGCCGGCAGATCGCCATCGTCACCCAGGAGACGGTGCTCTTCGACGACACGATCGCCGCCAACGTCGCCTACGGCATGCCGGCGGCCACCCAGGCCGACGTGGAGCGCGCCGCGCGCGCGGCCCACGCGCACGAGTTCATCGTGGCGCAGCCGTCGGGCTACGCCACCCGGATCGGCGAGCGGGGCCAGCGCCTGTCGGGCGGCCAGCGCCAGCGGCTCGCGATCGCCCGCGCGATCCTGAGAGACGCGCCGCTGCTCATCCTGGACGAAGCCACCTCGTCGCTCGACTCGGAGTCCGAGCGCCTGGTGCAGGACGCGCTCTCCGCCCTGATGCGCGGCCGCACCTCGTTCGTGATCGCGCACCGGCTGTCCACGGTCGAGCGTGCGGATATGATTCTCGTGCTGGAGCGCGGGCGGCTCGTGGAGTCGGGCCGGCACGACGAGCTGCTGGCGCTCGACGGGGCGTACGCCCGCCTGCACCGCGCGCAGTTCGCCGACACGCGGAAGGCCCAGCGAGCGATCGCCGCGCCCCGTCCCTGA
- a CDS encoding YicC/YloC family endoribonuclease: MTGFASATADDERGAVAVTIRAVNHRFLDLQVRLPAALADLEPRVRALVQAQVARGRVEFQASLQPRAAAAPDVELNQAFVSALTAALAPATAAGLVQGALTPGDLLRLPQAFSIRERAAEADGSAGWAAAVDGVVGRALTALNEMRSREGAHLGADLAARKRLLAGLLDQVVAAADDGRAQLEARLLERARELSATLPIDQAVLAQEVVRAAQRSDISEEVTRFRAHLDHWDALTDGDEPCGRKLDFLLQEMNREVNTIGSKADGVQVSEHIITLKAELERMKEQVQNVE; the protein is encoded by the coding sequence ATGACGGGGTTCGCGTCGGCGACGGCGGACGACGAGCGCGGGGCGGTCGCCGTGACGATCCGGGCCGTCAACCACCGCTTCCTGGATCTCCAGGTGCGGCTGCCGGCGGCGCTGGCCGATCTCGAGCCGCGCGTGCGCGCCCTGGTGCAGGCGCAGGTGGCCAGGGGGCGGGTGGAGTTCCAGGCCTCGCTCCAGCCGCGGGCGGCGGCCGCGCCCGACGTGGAACTGAACCAGGCCTTCGTCTCGGCGCTGACGGCGGCGCTGGCGCCGGCGACGGCGGCCGGCCTCGTGCAGGGGGCCCTCACGCCGGGCGACCTGCTGCGGCTCCCGCAGGCGTTCTCGATCCGCGAACGCGCGGCCGAGGCCGACGGCAGCGCGGGCTGGGCGGCGGCCGTGGACGGCGTCGTCGGGCGGGCGCTGACGGCCCTGAACGAGATGCGCTCGCGCGAGGGCGCGCATCTGGGCGCCGACCTGGCCGCCCGCAAGCGTCTCCTCGCGGGTCTCCTGGATCAGGTGGTGGCGGCGGCCGACGACGGCCGGGCGCAGCTCGAGGCCCGGCTCCTGGAACGCGCGCGCGAGCTGAGCGCCACGCTGCCGATCGATCAGGCCGTCCTGGCCCAGGAGGTGGTGCGCGCCGCGCAGCGATCCGACATCAGCGAGGAGGTCACGCGGTTCCGGGCGCACCTGGATCACTGGGACGCGCTCACCGACGGCGACGAGCCGTGCGGCCGCAAGCTCGACTTCCTGCTCCAGGAGATGAACCGCGAGGTCAACACCATCGGCAGCAAGGCCGACGGGGTGCAGGTGTCCGAGCACATCATCACGCTCAAGGCCGAGCTCGAGCGGATGAAGGAACAAGTCCAGAATGTCGAATAG
- a CDS encoding uracil-DNA glycosylase: MDRDALHAHLEFLRDLGVEGVSRAPEWRTRQGAGPADDATRGPAVPGGVEDAPSAGPGRPAAEALADLKAEIGPACTRCKLHTLGRRQVVFGVGSPQARLMFVGEAPGEDEDRQGEPFVGRAGQLLTKIIEAIGLTREQVYIANVIKCRPPGNRNPEIDEVDTCEPYLFRQIEAIQPRIVVALGKFAAQSLLRSTEPITRLRGRVFDFRGASLIPTFHPAYLLRNPPAKREVWEDMKKVRDLLQG, translated from the coding sequence ATGGACCGCGATGCCCTGCACGCACATCTGGAGTTCCTCCGCGACCTGGGGGTGGAGGGCGTGAGCCGCGCGCCGGAATGGCGGACGCGGCAGGGCGCCGGCCCGGCCGACGACGCCACGCGCGGGCCCGCCGTGCCCGGCGGCGTCGAGGACGCGCCGAGTGCCGGGCCCGGCCGCCCGGCGGCCGAGGCGCTGGCGGACCTCAAGGCCGAGATCGGACCGGCGTGCACCCGCTGCAAGCTGCACACGCTGGGCCGGCGGCAGGTGGTCTTCGGCGTCGGCAGTCCCCAGGCGCGCCTGATGTTCGTGGGCGAGGCGCCTGGCGAAGACGAGGACCGCCAGGGCGAGCCCTTCGTCGGCCGGGCCGGACAGCTCCTCACGAAGATCATCGAGGCGATCGGGCTGACGCGGGAGCAGGTCTACATCGCCAACGTGATCAAGTGCCGCCCACCCGGCAACCGCAACCCCGAGATCGACGAAGTGGACACGTGCGAGCCGTACCTGTTCCGCCAGATCGAGGCCATCCAGCCGCGCATCGTCGTGGCGCTCGGAAAGTTCGCGGCGCAGTCGCTGCTGCGCTCCACCGAACCCATCACGCGGCTGCGGGGCCGCGTGTTCGACTTCCGCGGCGCGTCGCTCATCCCCACGTTCCATCCGGCGTACCTGTTGCGGAATCCCCCGGCCAAGCGCGAGGTCTGGGAGGACATGAAGAAGGTCCGCGACCTCCTGCAGGGGTAG
- a CDS encoding HU family DNA-binding protein, giving the protein MIKVDIVNEVSRLAEITKVKAELAVDAVFDAMRLSMQRGERIELRGFGVFQVKPRKRGIGRNPRTGREVKIPPGRTIRFKPGKDLQNIG; this is encoded by the coding sequence ATGATCAAAGTGGACATCGTCAACGAAGTCTCGCGCCTGGCCGAGATCACCAAGGTCAAGGCGGAGCTGGCGGTGGACGCCGTGTTCGACGCCATGCGCCTCTCCATGCAGCGGGGCGAACGCATTGAGCTGCGGGGCTTTGGCGTGTTCCAGGTAAAGCCCCGGAAGCGCGGCATCGGCCGGAACCCGCGGACCGGCCGCGAAGTGAAGATCCCGCCTGGACGCACGATCCGGTTCAAGCCCGGCAAGGACCTCCAGAACATCGGCTAG